One genomic segment of Terrihabitans soli includes these proteins:
- a CDS encoding carbonic anhydrase yields the protein MFPKNLADGYRLWRDEKLPQEKGRLAQLAALGQAPQALIIGCCDSRVSPETIFSSGPGELFVLRNVANVVPPFRPDGKHHGTSAAIEFAVAGLAVPHIVVMGHSQCGGIRAHLNANTDTAGDFIGPWMSLISGAKEDALARNPNLKGKALETAVEEAAIRLSIKNLRTFPEIESREKDGILTISGAHLNISNGDLRVLDDATGEFVSPAAA from the coding sequence ATGTTCCCCAAAAATCTGGCCGACGGCTATCGCCTGTGGCGCGACGAAAAACTGCCTCAAGAAAAGGGCCGTTTGGCCCAGCTCGCCGCTCTCGGCCAGGCGCCGCAGGCGCTGATCATCGGCTGCTGCGACAGCCGCGTCTCGCCCGAGACGATCTTTTCGTCGGGCCCGGGTGAGCTGTTCGTCCTGCGCAACGTGGCCAACGTCGTTCCGCCCTTCAGGCCCGACGGCAAACATCACGGCACCTCGGCGGCCATCGAATTTGCCGTGGCAGGGTTGGCCGTACCGCATATCGTCGTGATGGGGCATTCGCAGTGCGGCGGCATCCGCGCCCATCTCAACGCCAATACCGACACCGCCGGCGATTTCATCGGCCCGTGGATGAGCCTCATCAGCGGCGCCAAGGAAGATGCGCTGGCGCGCAATCCCAATCTGAAGGGCAAGGCGCTGGAGACCGCGGTCGAAGAGGCGGCGATCCGTCTGTCGATCAAGAATCTGCGCACCTTCCCGGAAATTGAGAGCCGCGAGAAAGACGGCATTCTCACGATCTCCGGCGCTCATCTGAACATTTCGAACGGCGATCTGCGCGTCCTCGACGATGCGACCGGCGAGTTCGTCTCTCCGGCGGCGGCGTAA